A part of Oncorhynchus masou masou isolate Uvic2021 chromosome 30, UVic_Omas_1.1, whole genome shotgun sequence genomic DNA contains:
- the LOC135522173 gene encoding interleukin enhancer-binding factor 2 homolog: protein MNNPSRQPLALNVAFRWSLEMLSSGLFLPGSAGIADPDMVCLTAQTLVRLLSHGGYMKILGLDGDASHLVVETSTWDGVTVKHSEKVYEKMLELEVDDVDGDVEMEGMDAKEGMDAKEGMDAKE from the exons ATGAACAACCCCAGCAGACAGCCACTAGCCCTCAATGTGGCCTTCAGGTGGAGCCTGGAGATGCTGTCATCAGGGCTTTTCTTGCCTGGTTCAGCTGGAATTGCAGACCCCG ACATGGTGTGCCTCACTGCTCAGACCCTGGTGAGGTTGCTGTCTCATGGCGGCTACATGAAGATTCTGGGTCTGGATGGAGACGCTAGCC ACCTGGTGGTGGAGACATCCACGTGGGATGGAGTGACAGTGAAGCATTCTGAGAAGGTGTATGAGAAGATGTTGGAATTGGAGGTGGATGATGTTGATGGTGATGTAGAAATGGAGGGCATGGACGCTAAAGAGGGCATGGACGCTAAAGAGGGCATGGACGCTAAAGAATGA